One Cydia pomonella isolate Wapato2018A chromosome 14, ilCydPomo1, whole genome shotgun sequence DNA segment encodes these proteins:
- the LOC133524897 gene encoding uncharacterized protein LOC133524897, whose amino-acid sequence MPGCSIKQCGARKSKNRPNLTLHSLPKNEVRRRQWLNAIGQENINPRHTNVRVYSLHFEETEFNRTLDLIRLRDGAVPTLFNVPQMPNPVPVLGTHGNIPEEQIGGLSQEILTPSYEMHGMETSTRHAVQQAVPETSAAPVLTHGMKTSTRHVVQQAVQAVPGTSASPVLTHGMETSTRHAVQQAVQAVPGTSAAPVLTHGMETSTRHAVQQAVQAVPGTSAAPVLMSQASKVKKLEEKCESQKKS is encoded by the exons ATGCCTGGATGCTCAATAAAACAGTGTGGTGCGCGGAAATCGAAAAATCGACCGAATTTGACTCTTCACAG CCTTCCAAAAAATGAAGTGCGGCGAAGACAATGGCTTAATGCTATTGGCCAGGAAAACATTAATCCCCGACATACAAACGTGCGTGTTTATTCCTTACATTTTGAGGAAACAGAGTTCAACAGAACACTAGACCTGATCAGGTTAAGAGATGGTGCCGTACCAACATTGTTTAATGTG CCACAAATGCCTAACCCCGTTCCTGTACTGGGCACCCATGGTAATATTCCAGAAGAACAAATTGGCGGACTTAGTCAAGAGATTCTGACTCCATCATATGAAATG CATGGTATGGAAACTTCAACGAGGCATGCCGTTCAACAGGCAGTTCCTGAGACTTCTGCAGCTCCTGTACTGACG CATGGTATGAAAACTTCAACGAGGCACGTCGTTCAACAGGCAGTTCAGGCAGTTCCTGGGACTTCTGCTTCTCCTGTACTGAcg CATGGTATGGAAACTTCAACTAGGCATGCCGTTCAACAGGCAGTTCAGGCAGTTCCTGGGACTTCTGCAGCTCCTGTACTGACG CATGGCATGGAAACTTCAACGAGGCATGCCGTTCAACAGGCAGTTCAGGCAGTTCCTGGGACTTCTGCAGCTCCTGTACTGATG AGCCAAGCATCGAAAGTTAAGAAATTAGAAGAGAAATGTGAGTCTcagaaaaaaagttaa
- the LOC133525360 gene encoding uncharacterized protein LOC133525360, whose product MNDSTLTLKILKTKIKNLRSIYHNELKKIESSKRSGAGAAGVYRPSMPWFQEMHAFMGDTAGEYRQTVGTELVSSYYFQDSDNSSQNSEAQDSPASTASTSESLNSPESMNVMSPPANIPEERPQSSSSSVTSTRRKRRFVQDEPINVALNRLENLSSAINMPTEHDEFYYFGHNIAAQLRSLPLYEALNVQAEIQNIVIAARRRQQCQNLSEVSQRNSFYTPYTQTLTTNSVLHTTLPTTLIFDTQMHTRNSFYTLSPYTQTITTNSVSNTPLQTAISTSDTQMINIPIVTMHVTIGIFYFSIWKTNSAIYI is encoded by the exons ATGAATGATTCTACTCTAActttaaagatcttaaaaaccaaaataaaaaatttaaggtctatttatcataatgaacttaaaaaaatagaaagttCGAAGCGGTCCGGCGCAGGGGCTGCTGGCGTGTACCGTCCGTCGATGCCATGGTTTCAAGAAATGCACGCGTTTATGGGAGATACGGCTGGCGAATATCGGCAAACTGTCGGAACCGAATTGGTAAGTTCATA TTATTTTCAGGATTCAGATAATTCATCGCAGAATTCGGAAGCACAGGATTCTCCGGCATCGACTGCAAGCACATCAGAATCTCTTAACTCGCCAGAATCGATGAACGTAATGTCACCCCCCGCCAATATACCAGAAGAACGACCACAATCGAGTTCATCTAGTGTCACATCGACACGGCGTAAACGACGATTCGTACAAGATGAACCGATTAATGTGGCACTGAACCGACTGGAAAACCTGAGTTCTGCAATAAATATGCCTACTGAACACGACGAATTCTATTATTTTGGACATAACATTGCTGCTCAATTACGAAGCCTGCCATTGTATGAAGCACTTAACGTACAAGCTGAGATCCAAAATATTGTGATTGCAGCAAGACGCCGTCAGCAGTGTCAGAACTTGTCTGAAGTATCACAAAGGAATTCATTTTACACTCCATACACACAAACATTAACCACAAACTCTGTTTTACATACAACACTACCAACAACACTGATTTTTGACACACAAATGCATACAAGGAATTCATTTTATACTCTATCTCCATACACACAGACTATAACAACAAACTCTGTCTCAAATACACCACTTCAAACAGCAATTAGTACTTCGGACACACAAATGATTAATATACCCATTGTAACGATGCACGTtactataggtattttttattttagtatatggaaaaccaacagcgctatatatatctag